Genomic window (Ciona intestinalis unplaced genomic scaffold, KH HT000452.1, whole genome shotgun sequence):
TAAGCTGTAAAATGGGAACAGAATTTGATACGTATTTGGCGAGCGGCAAAAAGTGGTGGTGCCGGTTTGACGACGATAATTACGTCAATCCACCACGCATGGTTCATCTTGTTAATGGTTATAACTGGACACAAGACATTTGCATTGGTAAACTGAGCGTTCCATTATTTGCAACATACTACCATGGTCATATTGAGAAATATAAGTTTGCTCATGGCGGTGCTGGCTGTTGTATTTCCAGACCATTGGCTTTAAAAATGAAACCGTGGTGTGGAAGAGAAAAATTGGTTGTGACAACACGGGAAACGCACATGAACGACGATTGCGCTTTGGGTTTTATTATAACCAACcgtttgaaaatatatataacaatcaCCGACCTTTTGCATTCCACAAGGGAAAAactcaaaaatttaaacccaGACACTTTACATGAGCAAGTTAGTTTAGGCCAAGCCTTAGGCAACACAGTGAACTTGAACAAAGTGAAGAGTTCAAAGATATTTAACCATGATGTAGACCCAACTCGTTTCATGACTCTTCACTGTTTTCTCTTTCCCACTGCTGACatatgtaaaacataatataaaaccattgTGTGGCTtctttatgttatttttaaaaaaagttaaaacaatgtGCTATAGCGTGGTATATCGTATACAAATACAATCAAGGGAAATGTATACAACTTGTCTGTCAAAACCATGACACAATGTTCGACGTCGTGGTATAGTTATATCATGGTACAAtgtttaggccagatttggcccattaccaaaCAGTTTTGGGGCTTATTGGAtgatgaattttaaaaaatggggTGTTCTTCGACCATTTTCCTATATGGCCCGACACAGCGCGCGCCAAAGGCGATTactgttttaagttttaaaaatcggttttaaactgaaacaattttttttaaagggcctaaacacaccccaaatgtacttcgctttaatcgatagagtgtgtttttctaatcccaacgacaccttacttgttttaatcggttctgtataaccaaagatattccagctcaaacaccgtgaaattcaaaaaactgatttgaaagttgcgtggcgaaaaaaattgagaagtgtactacccacgtgacaaaattgttgaagcgtggccgctctcattcagaaaggcgagaggcagtgttttcagcgaaaaacgagagaacaaaaaaaacgcaaaaaagcacaaaaaaaacgcaggtttcgcttttacgaatgaatcagtcacgtgactagtacgttcctatgtcacaatcacggagctcgtagtaaaaaaaagatagcgctagagatcactgtttgaggacgaatatctccgcctatactggaccaattttaataagcaaagtatttttggaatcaataaaacggtcgctttatgaatttaccataaaaaataaaagtgacgtggggtgtgtttaggccctttaatgGCTGAAGCAAACGTAATGGTAAGATTATTTTGGAAGCTTGgtgatttatattaaaacccCGAAGTTTATTTGCGTGTTGAAATCATCAATCTAAACTCGACATTCGCGCGCATTTCGTTGGGCTGTGGCCTGTGAGAATATCCTATCGAATAAtcctgtttatgtttttaatcctatttactatatatatatatagtagggtgggggaagatggaacacctttagcacataatatccaggtatcctaaacgtgttttaaacaattaataacggtttatgggaATCATGaggatttagttttataattctttaaatgttctttgtttactactaaatgggacgagaaaatagagttaaaaagtgtcccatcttcccccatcctactgtacatatatatagtaggatataAGGGAGACCGGGGTTTGTgtgttaagttttaaaaagtgtcctaCCGTGGCaacatctatatatatatatatatatatatataggctacatgCATAtagatttaataaaatgacTAAACTTATCCCCAtccaactatatatagtagggtgggccGGCTTacactttatcttcgcgtggccgaaaaacgacagtccttataaacacgggtattctgtttcatacacctcgtgccagaatgtaatgtaacttaggtactttatcttcgcgttgCCGGAAaccaacagtcgttatagcacaggcgtgcacctcgtgccagcttacggattaccatgtatgttactttgttggtgattatttttttatgtatagctgataaattggacaactcattagtaaccacagggttggagcaattgccgttaataagtgtcttgcccaaggacatatacgcccacagtggtagcaatacgacgagccttaaacccattacctctgtgtTCGAGCGCGCTTTTGTTCTATCATAAAATGGGAATTAactgagatataaacatgagaaAATGGTCAGGGTTCAATATGACTTACCTTAGAAATGAAATGAGCAAAAACATACCATGTTTCCATGACTCTGAGAAAAATCAACGTGTAGGCCTTTCAGGGCTTGATGCTGGATCCAATTTGTTTTCGGGGCTCGATTTCCCAACCCATTGCAATTACAGCGAATATGAGTACGAATGAACAGCCTTGTCACCCCAGTATTTCGACTGTGGAATCTACACAACGATATGCGCGTATAGGTAGacccatggcgccctctataaatTATGATTTAAGTACAATGATGGCGCtaagtttaaa
Coding sequences:
- the LOC778625 gene encoding beta-1,3-N-acetylglucosaminyltransferase lunatic fringe encodes the protein MSNNLTLVKFGMLCIFTTLLISSHVRYSSICKQEIYRDRKVKSVMDNGKVTLDDIYISVKTSRKFHESRLDPIVKTWFKLAKKQTYFFTDGDDDKLNETTEGHVINTHCGHTKTRPHLSCKMGTEFDTYLASGKKWWCRFDDDNYVNPPRMVHLVNGYNWTQDICIGKLSVPLFATYYHGHIEKYKFAHGGAGCCISRPLALKMKPWCGREKLVVTTRETHMNDDCALGFIITNRLKIYITITDLLHSTREKLKNLNPDTLHEQVSLGQALGNTVNLNKVKSSKIFNHDVDPTRFMTLHCFLFPTADICKT